One window of Candidatus Regiella endosymbiont of Tuberolachnus salignus genomic DNA carries:
- a CDS encoding type II toxin-antitoxin system VapC family toxin translates to MNLLLDTHIALWAITDNPKLSTKAREMLLAPRSIVWVSTVNIWEIAIKHSLGREMMPISGQEAVQYFRRAGYQFLSIHPEHAALVENLTNHHQDPFDRLLVAQALAEPMRLLTHDATVARYSDTIILV, encoded by the coding sequence TTGAATTTGCTGCTTGATACTCACATAGCGTTATGGGCGATTACCGATAACCCTAAACTTTCAACCAAAGCGCGTGAGATGCTTTTGGCACCACGTAGTATTGTATGGGTTAGTACAGTGAATATATGGGAAATTGCCATCAAACATAGCCTTGGCAGAGAAATGATGCCGATATCAGGCCAAGAAGCCGTACAATATTTTCGACGAGCAGGTTATCAATTTCTTTCTATTCATCCAGAACATGCTGCACTTGTGGAAAATTTAACAAATCATCATCAAGATCCATTTGATCGTCTCTTAGTCGCTCAAGCACTTGCTGAACCGATGCGACTGTTAACACATGATGCAACGGTAGCACGGTACAGTGATACTATTATTTTGGTTTGA
- a CDS encoding cytosine permease gives MNKKSTADDDYATTRVPMTARFSFMTVTLIRIGQWTSLSQFMLGAMLGHAMTFEQAMLATVLGSLLLEFLSFGLGLAGAREGLSISLLSRWCGFGRCGSALIGIMIAISLLGWFGIQNAILANSLDYALNKRLGFGWSAALAGITLTLLVALGFRALNWTAKVSVPLFSLVIGWISLELMQNHNMSDLMTSVPTGVALSLGAAVTAVTGGCMTGAFTTPDISRYCQNGRHVFWMTVISIIVGEFIVNGIAILIAHALNTSDVVTIMGQTAGWIGLLTVILSAVKINDINLYSSTLGIASAVEGVTGKKWRYTWLTILLGITGTTLSVMGILEQFTPFLILLGVVFPPIIGVMLVDYYILRTSRALLDTTRITETLPAAGSTPWVNWLAIAAWIIGSLVGLTVEWGIPSLNSLLVASVFYWITGSVKKICHDKNQ, from the coding sequence ATGAATAAAAAAAGTACAGCCGATGATGACTACGCGACTACCCGTGTACCTATGACAGCACGTTTCAGTTTTATGACGGTTACCTTGATCCGTATAGGGCAATGGACTTCATTATCTCAATTTATGTTAGGGGCAATGTTAGGGCATGCGATGACTTTTGAGCAGGCCATGTTGGCGACGGTGTTAGGGAGCTTATTGTTAGAGTTTCTTAGTTTTGGACTGGGATTGGCGGGGGCGCGTGAAGGGTTATCTATCAGTTTGTTATCACGTTGGTGTGGGTTTGGACGATGTGGATCGGCGTTGATCGGGATCATGATAGCCATCAGTCTGCTGGGTTGGTTTGGTATACAGAATGCTATTTTAGCTAACAGCCTAGATTACGCGCTGAATAAACGGCTAGGCTTTGGTTGGTCTGCCGCCTTGGCCGGTATAACACTAACTTTGCTGGTCGCTCTTGGCTTTCGTGCCTTAAACTGGACAGCAAAAGTGTCCGTCCCTCTCTTTTCTTTAGTGATTGGTTGGATCTCGCTGGAATTAATGCAAAACCACAATATGTCCGATCTAATGACCAGTGTTCCTACTGGTGTAGCACTTAGCTTGGGGGCGGCAGTAACCGCTGTTACAGGCGGCTGCATGACAGGGGCATTTACCACCCCAGACATCAGTCGCTATTGCCAAAATGGAAGGCATGTCTTCTGGATGACGGTGATTTCTATTATCGTCGGAGAATTTATTGTTAACGGTATCGCAATCTTGATTGCCCATGCACTTAATACCTCTGATGTGGTCACCATTATGGGACAAACCGCAGGCTGGATTGGGTTGCTTACCGTTATTCTTTCGGCGGTTAAAATTAATGATATAAATTTATATTCTTCTACACTGGGCATCGCCAGCGCAGTGGAAGGAGTGACGGGGAAGAAATGGCGCTACACCTGGCTAACCATTCTACTGGGCATAACGGGCACCACCCTCTCTGTTATGGGGATCCTGGAACAATTTACCCCGTTTCTTATTCTGCTAGGGGTCGTTTTCCCCCCAATTATCGGTGTAATGTTGGTTGATTATTATATTTTACGCACGAGCCGCGCCCTGCTTGATACCACACGTATTACTGAGACACTACCCGCCGCCGGATCCACACCATGGGTAAATTGGCTTGCCATTGCAGCCTGGATAATAGGCAGTCTAGTTGGACTCACTGTTGAATGGGGCATTCCATCGCTGAATTCATTATTGGTTGCCAGTGTTTTTTATTGGATCACCGGCAGCGTCAAAAAAATCTGCCATGATAAAAATCAATGA
- a CDS encoding DNA-3-methyladenine glycosylase — MNNIILPRLFYARDTLHVAKALLGKRLKFHDYHGIITEVEAYIGQDDPACHAAKGYTPRTAVMFGAPGFSYVYLIYGMYHCLNIVTEEEGFPAAVLIRGLDLVEPFYRAIDGPGKLCKTLNISKKNNHYDLTENHEFCIYHSDSCPPYIETARIGIKKGLDKLWRFKVI, encoded by the coding sequence ATGAACAATATTATTTTACCCAGACTTTTCTATGCACGTGACACGCTTCATGTTGCAAAAGCGTTATTAGGAAAAAGATTAAAGTTCCATGATTATCACGGCATCATTACTGAAGTAGAAGCCTATATTGGACAGGACGATCCTGCCTGTCATGCCGCCAAAGGCTATACTCCTCGTACCGCTGTTATGTTTGGCGCGCCAGGATTTTCCTATGTTTATCTTATCTATGGTATGTACCACTGTCTAAACATTGTCACGGAAGAAGAAGGGTTTCCCGCCGCAGTGTTAATTCGTGGTCTGGATTTAGTGGAACCGTTTTATCGTGCTATCGATGGACCTGGTAAATTATGCAAAACATTAAATATTTCAAAGAAAAATAATCATTATGATCTCACTGAAAATCATGAATTTTGTATTTACCATTCTGATTCCTGTCCCCCCTATATCGAAACAGCAAGGATCGGTATCAAAAAAGGGCTTGATAAGCTCTGGCGGTTTAAAGTTATATAA
- a CDS encoding nitrilase-related carbon-nitrogen hydrolase, whose translation MITIALAQTNALMGKKEENLRHLEQLCFKAAQGQAKFICFPELATTGYSPDVLGTELWTLSELQGGVTDKLFSELAKKLDLTIICGFVERGEAAGKIYNSAGVWLPDNTGTWEGTFRKVHLAGDEKKWFSPGNHCPLFKTPTCRIGVMICHDAGFPELARLFVLKEAELIFVPSAWPLKSKDIWHINCASRALENGIHLIAVNRWGQEGDITLFGGSQLMGPRGQQLKLASEKGEALMFVDVDLDLQAKARLQVPYLRERRKDLYSLSESTAEKTNPPKINIICPCWPVNAGGCE comes from the coding sequence ATGATCACTATAGCCTTGGCACAAACCAATGCATTAATGGGTAAAAAAGAAGAAAATTTGCGGCATCTTGAGCAGTTATGTTTCAAGGCGGCACAGGGTCAGGCTAAGTTTATTTGTTTTCCAGAATTAGCCACCACTGGATATTCTCCTGATGTACTAGGTACAGAATTATGGACACTGAGTGAATTACAAGGGGGAGTAACCGATAAGCTGTTCAGCGAGTTAGCAAAAAAACTGGATTTAACAATTATTTGTGGGTTTGTTGAACGTGGAGAGGCAGCGGGAAAAATTTACAATTCTGCGGGTGTTTGGCTACCTGATAACACGGGAACCTGGGAGGGCACATTTCGTAAAGTTCATTTAGCTGGAGATGAAAAAAAATGGTTTAGCCCTGGTAATCATTGCCCCCTATTTAAGACACCCACTTGCCGTATTGGTGTGATGATTTGTCATGATGCCGGATTTCCTGAACTGGCTCGGCTTTTTGTGCTAAAAGAAGCAGAATTGATTTTTGTCCCGTCTGCATGGCCTTTAAAAAGCAAAGATATCTGGCATATCAATTGTGCCAGCCGTGCATTAGAAAATGGTATTCATTTAATTGCGGTCAATCGTTGGGGGCAGGAAGGCGATATAACCTTATTTGGGGGAAGTCAGCTGATGGGTCCCCGTGGACAACAATTGAAATTAGCTTCAGAAAAGGGTGAAGCGCTTATGTTTGTCGATGTTGATCTTGATTTACAGGCTAAAGCAAGATTACAGGTGCCTTATTTAAGGGAACGAAGAAAAGACCTATATTCTCTCTCTGAAAGTACAGCAGAAAAAACAAATCCGCCAAAAATAAATATAATCTGTCCTTGCTGGCCTGTTAATGCAGGTGGATGTGAATGA
- a CDS encoding helix-turn-helix transcriptional regulator → MGDVKKELGSLISFLEHEEDPWGIKDLKSEFIYANNLDYLNLPKNFKIEGLLDSQLPHPVAELAPKLQEHDKRVMQGQKLIPVIQTHFYHSEHKLQPYLFEKRPYYNERDELIGTIYHGKKLSLFSLQRYITGLTPSVLMLEPPNELFTKKELMVIFFTLQGLTSKEVARKMYRSPRTIENKLQDIYEKIKCHSIKHLREYCHHEGLDCYVPPQFLFPEVKFLS, encoded by the coding sequence GTGGGTGATGTAAAAAAAGAGTTAGGTTCACTGATTTCATTTTTAGAACACGAAGAAGATCCCTGGGGAATAAAAGATCTAAAATCAGAGTTTATCTATGCAAATAATTTGGATTATTTAAATCTTCCCAAAAATTTTAAGATTGAAGGGCTGTTGGACAGTCAGTTGCCTCACCCCGTTGCAGAGCTCGCACCAAAACTGCAAGAACATGATAAACGCGTTATGCAAGGCCAAAAATTGATACCGGTCATTCAAACGCATTTTTATCATAGCGAACATAAACTCCAACCCTATTTATTTGAAAAACGTCCTTACTATAATGAGCGGGATGAACTGATAGGGACGATTTATCATGGAAAAAAACTCAGTCTTTTTTCCCTCCAGCGATATATTACGGGCTTGACCCCTTCGGTGTTGATGCTGGAACCCCCTAACGAGTTGTTTACAAAAAAAGAATTGATGGTGATATTTTTCACATTACAGGGGCTTACTAGCAAAGAAGTCGCGAGAAAAATGTATCGTTCTCCGAGGACGATAGAAAACAAATTGCAGGATATATACGAGAAAATAAAATGCCATTCAATAAAACACTTAAGAGAATACTGCCATCACGAAGGGCTTGATTGTTATGTTCCCCCTCAATTTTTGTTTCCTGAAGTAAAATTTCTCAGTTAG
- a CDS encoding type II toxin-antitoxin system Phd/YefM family antitoxin, producing the protein MHTVNMLEAKSNLSRLIKILEYRKEREIIIARNGRPVAKLVSMETLTHDQRIGVAKGAFEVPDNIDAYDEEVAKLFLGGTF; encoded by the coding sequence ATGCATACTGTCAATATGCTAGAAGCCAAATCAAATTTATCTCGTTTGATTAAAATCTTAGAGTACAGAAAGGAACGTGAAATCATCATTGCTCGAAATGGTAGACCTGTGGCAAAGCTCGTATCAATGGAAACATTAACTCATGATCAGCGTATTGGTGTAGCAAAAGGCGCCTTTGAAGTTCCGGATAATATTGATGCCTATGATGAAGAGGTTGCTAAATTGTTTCTTGGTGGCACATTTTGA
- a CDS encoding IS110 family transposase, with protein MDKTPVGIDIAKLKFDVAVWIERKKYKTKVFDNTPSGFSDLLKWLLPYGDCHICLEATSHYSLPLATFLVDNGVEVSVENPARIHAFAQSELSRNKTDQGDAKMIARYCALYSPARWFPAPLNERQLTALIRRLNHLVEMKQMEYNRKEGADEIVQPFLTESICALEKQIREIKQKIKQHINDSPELKKNKQLLESIPGIGEILSATLLAFVGDVSKFTSSKQVVAYAGLNPKLCESGVFKGRSRLSKIGCTELRKALYMPALTSITYNPIIKSQWERLVKRNKGGKIGVCAAMRKLLQLAYGVLKSGVPFDEKIALAKT; from the coding sequence ATGGACAAAACCCCCGTCGGTATTGATATAGCAAAATTAAAGTTCGATGTGGCTGTCTGGATTGAAAGAAAAAAATACAAAACAAAAGTGTTTGATAATACCCCCTCCGGTTTTAGCGACTTGCTGAAGTGGCTACTTCCTTACGGTGACTGCCACATTTGTCTGGAAGCAACCAGCCATTACAGTCTGCCACTGGCCACTTTTTTGGTGGATAACGGGGTTGAGGTCAGTGTGGAAAACCCCGCCCGCATTCATGCCTTTGCTCAAAGTGAGCTGAGTCGTAATAAAACGGACCAAGGGGATGCGAAGATGATTGCCCGTTATTGCGCGCTTTATTCACCCGCACGCTGGTTTCCCGCCCCGTTAAATGAACGTCAGCTTACTGCACTGATACGTCGTCTTAATCATTTAGTCGAAATGAAACAGATGGAATATAACCGAAAAGAGGGCGCAGATGAAATCGTCCAGCCTTTTTTGACAGAAAGTATCTGTGCATTAGAAAAGCAAATACGCGAGATAAAACAAAAAATTAAACAGCATATCAATGACTCCCCCGAGCTGAAAAAAAATAAGCAGCTCTTGGAAAGTATTCCCGGTATAGGCGAAATATTGAGTGCCACTTTATTGGCGTTTGTCGGTGATGTATCAAAATTCACTAGCAGCAAGCAAGTGGTAGCCTACGCAGGGCTTAATCCGAAACTGTGCGAATCAGGCGTATTTAAAGGACGAAGCCGTCTCTCAAAAATCGGGTGTACAGAACTCAGAAAAGCACTATACATGCCAGCCCTTACCTCAATCACTTATAACCCAATAATAAAGTCTCAATGGGAACGGTTGGTAAAACGCAATAAAGGAGGAAAAATAGGCGTCTGTGCTGCAATGCGCAAATTACTTCAACTGGCGTATGGCGTGCTGAAATCAGGCGTCCCTTTTGATGAAAAAATAGCGCTTGCAAAGACGTAG
- a CDS encoding ankyrin repeat domain-containing protein — MMNKNLADHYITLFDDIRAGKTDALATHYAGGGKGVQRKGQTLLMCAIEANNSAAVDMILATSAGQWGLNNLVDRQGNTALHYAYAASNQQFVERLLAKVSEATLQRRNIAGQLPEDGAVIQTPVIAQEIATVTPPALPTSPASGLNFLLAQDDLSNRISHLYHDHNLSPVSSRNFFNGLKKRYKFEVDRNAATTQWIEDFMWFSADGKYAFRPQTSFVDEAGIRPFWNFISALSPDIPGAEEEGHHSFNVHPNHHDQGKKSNSQWTALTPGKLEKADEMAAELGMEIIKTLSVIEGGNMLTGHRADGRPYVIIGRDAVLQTTFINKQTYSDALVDDKLKTFTPKDDAIHRMSIMLKAGGFIDKSLTEDEIKKTTRRFLAMNEISKDIIADELNVKIEDLIIISQPDFHIDMYLRPLKDGRVLVHDDEESQKFIRQVLDGDQSGQLTEYQKEGLERTWLDLGSLKQESKKVTELIHHQLEKAGLQAVKTPGVFMILGGPGLPINFLNGIMGTSPSGEMFYLTNGSSIEPLNQAFSAWIQEKQPGLETHFIDSGNAESMLRSKGGLDCITLHHGTENLAQQMAAFPEGRVSVSSTSAPIAEKTVAQLASYSNSLDSSVRVA, encoded by the coding sequence ATGATGAACAAGAATTTGGCTGATCATTACATTACTTTGTTTGACGATATTCGGGCGGGTAAAACAGATGCATTAGCAACACATTATGCTGGTGGGGGCAAAGGAGTGCAGAGAAAAGGCCAGACCCTGTTAATGTGTGCTATCGAGGCGAATAACAGTGCCGCGGTTGATATGATATTAGCCACTTCCGCCGGTCAATGGGGATTAAATAATCTGGTTGACCGGCAGGGTAATACCGCGCTGCATTACGCCTATGCTGCCAGTAATCAACAGTTCGTCGAGCGTCTGCTGGCCAAAGTGAGCGAAGCTACCCTCCAGCGCCGTAATATCGCCGGTCAATTGCCGGAAGACGGTGCAGTCATACAGACGCCGGTTATTGCTCAGGAGATTGCTACAGTCACTCCCCCTGCTTTGCCCACTTCACCGGCCAGTGGATTGAACTTTTTACTGGCACAAGATGATCTTAGCAATCGTATTAGTCATCTTTATCACGACCATAATTTATCTCCTGTAAGTTCTCGAAACTTTTTTAACGGACTCAAAAAACGCTATAAATTTGAAGTAGATAGAAATGCTGCAACAACTCAATGGATAGAGGATTTTATGTGGTTCTCCGCTGACGGCAAGTATGCTTTTCGCCCTCAGACATCCTTTGTTGATGAAGCTGGTATCAGGCCATTCTGGAATTTTATATCTGCACTAAGCCCGGACATCCCTGGGGCGGAAGAAGAAGGGCATCATTCTTTTAATGTTCATCCCAATCATCATGATCAAGGTAAAAAGTCAAATTCACAGTGGACGGCGCTGACTCCGGGTAAACTGGAAAAAGCCGATGAAATGGCAGCGGAATTAGGCATGGAAATAATCAAAACATTATCCGTCATTGAGGGAGGAAATATGCTGACGGGTCATCGCGCTGATGGTCGACCTTACGTAATCATCGGACGGGATGCAGTATTGCAAACAACCTTTATCAATAAACAGACTTATAGTGACGCTTTAGTCGATGATAAACTGAAAACATTTACACCCAAAGACGATGCCATCCATCGTATGAGTATCATGCTGAAAGCAGGAGGTTTCATCGATAAATCTCTTACTGAAGACGAAATAAAGAAAACTACCCGCCGTTTCCTGGCGATGAATGAAATTTCTAAGGATATCATCGCTGATGAATTGAATGTAAAAATTGAAGATTTAATCATTATTAGCCAGCCAGATTTCCATATTGACATGTATTTGCGCCCGCTGAAAGATGGGCGTGTACTGGTACACGATGATGAAGAAAGTCAAAAATTCATACGGCAGGTATTAGATGGTGATCAGAGTGGCCAATTAACCGAGTATCAAAAAGAAGGGTTGGAACGAACCTGGCTTGATTTGGGATCATTAAAGCAAGAAAGTAAAAAAGTGACTGAATTAATTCATCATCAGCTGGAAAAGGCTGGTTTGCAGGCAGTCAAAACCCCCGGTGTTTTTATGATACTAGGGGGACCAGGGCTGCCAATAAATTTTTTAAATGGCATCATGGGTACCAGTCCATCAGGTGAAATGTTCTATCTCACCAACGGCTCCAGTATTGAGCCGTTAAATCAGGCTTTTTCTGCATGGATACAAGAGAAGCAACCCGGACTCGAGACCCATTTTATTGACTCGGGGAATGCAGAAAGTATGTTGAGAAGTAAAGGTGGTCTTGACTGTATCACCCTTCATCATGGCACAGAAAATCTGGCTCAACAGATGGCGGCCTTTCCTGAGGGGCGTGTAAGTGTATCCTCTACATCGGCTCCAATAGCAGAAAAAACAGTAGCGCAATTGGCATCATACAGTAATAGTCTAGACAGCTCTGTGCGTGTTGCTTAA